The DNA window TGGCAAAGTCAACCAGCGTCTCAGTAGGCTTCTCATTATCCAGCTCCCACCATGACAGGAAAGGTGGAAAACTCTTTTATCTGCTATCTAAAATGGTTCATTAGGAACTTTTTTCCATGCAGAGTTTGTGATTTGATGGGCGGCGATAGCACAGAAGCAAACAGGGCAGGGATTTATGTGTAACATGACAATTAAAGGACCACACGGGAGCAGAAGTGATGGTAACGCTTCTATATTTAGAGGCCTCTCACATGTCCCTGCATTTTTCAAGAATCTGGAACGTTACCTGACACTGAAAGCCAGGTCTCAGGGCATTAGTGCCGTGTTTATTAAGGGATTgggcacgtgtgtgtgtgtgtgtgtaaatgagtTTGCTTTGGTGGTGAgagcagagacaaacagaggaaaaaagaggaggagaaaaagaaggggggaaaaagtgGAAATCTCTCGACTGTGCAGACAGCCTTTTGGGTTCTACTTGAGGGACATCCATTTAGTGTCCGAGTTTATCCGCGCCATATAttattcatcagtgtgtgttctGACTGGGATAGCAGTGCTTTTAAACAGCTCAGACACGTGTCCCTCATGAAACAGGAAAACAGCAGGTTGAGGTGATTACAGATTTaagcaaaacaataaaaggAAACACAATCATATGGCCTAATTCACAAACACCAGTCTGTAGGCTCACATGGCTCCAGAGGCCTACGTAAAGataatttgcaaaaaataaacacacattatgAACCACGCACGTCAGCACACAAACCACCTACAGTGGTTCCTGAAAGCTCAGCTGACATGATCGCCCACACCCTTCACCGGCCACTCAGGAAAGAAACACCCAGGTCGTCTCCATTATTTATTCACAGTTGCTGCTCCCCAGCAGACATTCCTCCGCCTCTCCTGAGGAGGCCCAGAAATAAGCACACAGGACGGGGTGGAGGGCCTCGTGGGAGAAGTGAGGTCGTGGAAATAGGCACAGCACTCAAAACTGACCAGAATCATCCAGGAAAAACTGTATTTCGGTGCTAACTGCGTTGTTAAAGGGATTTCCATTCACAATAAAGGTGCACATCTCTGGCGTGTTCATAAAATGCTCGGCATGTGCGGAATGGTAATGATGGcgtaaacataacataaaagcAAGGAGTGTCATGTCAGGCTGAAAAGAGATCAAACTCGATGTCTGACCTCACGTTGCACTCAACAGTATCATAAAAACCTTTGTTTGGGTGGATTTTTAGTTCTTAGAAAGACAGTGTGTCTGCCTGTTCTATAATTAAGACTGACAGCATGTCAACAGTTTGAGCACCGACTTGATTTTATTGTCAGAAAAATAAGAGAACTGCAGTTGAAATTTTGAATAAATAGCTGAATTATTCATTGCACCGTATCCAGCTGCAACAAAACCTTATGTTTGTTATTCTATGTAGTGAAAGGCTGTAGGCTGATAAGGCAAAGCAGGCACTGTaagaaaatatactttttttgtgtgacaaTGGCaacaaaaaggtctaaaaatctatcatttttcttttgtgaacCCTGTCTTGGAAATATATTGCACTCAAAAAATGTCTGGAACCATCACATGTGGCAAACATATTGTTCAGTGGCACAGATTGGTGGACAGAGATAGACAAATATCACTTTTTATGATGTAGTTAAGATGGAAGGTAATTATGTCAGTTTAGGTACAAGTATAGGTAAAAGTCAAGTAatcttaatgtagaaaaactgACCAAAGTATTCACTTTATTTTCACTCAAACTGCACCACCTAAACTAGAAAGGGTTTCCTGCTTTCACCACAGAGGACTGTACATTTGGAACAAAGGTCTTTGTGCTTTGAGCATCTCAGAGACCCAGATACAGAGACATGAGATCTCTCCAGGCCTGTTCCTGAAAGAAAGTATTCATGTCGGGCTAATTGAGAGAGTTGCAGCCCAGAGCTGCCTGCGTCTTTAGGAAATGTTTCCGAGATTACAGTTGCCGGGCTGATGGGTGTAAACACAGTGGCAGATGGCGAGCGGCCGTGGCCTGCGCAGCAAAAGGGGGTACAGTATGGGGGGGGGGAAATCTTGGCTTGCTTCTCGCCACACTGAGCTCTTTTGTGGTATACAGTCTCCACTACAGAGCTGAGAGTCCACATGAAGAGATAACATAGTTGTTCAAATCTTCAAAACTCAGTCTTCTTGCTGCTCCAGCAGTGAAATTATGTTGTTATTTCTCTGTTTTGAAATAATTAGTGGGAGGGAAAACCCCCAAATGCTATTTGCATGAGTAATTGTTTATTCGTCTGTCTGATTGCTAGAAACAAGAATTCGTCCTGCACACTAATTTGTGAGGCCAGACTGataaacaactacaaattgacagatggaaaaaagagacaactgGCTTTGAGAAGAGATCAATCATGATTTATAGAGGTCATTACGTTAGAAAGGGATGCATCCTTGAATGTAGCTTTCTTTTTGTTGGGAGAACAGCTCCAAGACATTGGAAACACTTCATGAATATTGCTATTGACTTGTGTTTAACAGATTGAAGTTGCATCTAGGAGACACAAATTGGATGTAAGTGAGATCTCATATGGATGTTTCCCTGCTTTCCTGCATGTGCCTCCTTTGCGAGTGAGTTTGTTtgggtattttttatttctcctctaCTCTGCAGACATGTCACCTATATGGAGATTAATGACTTCCTCGATGTCCCAGATCCACTCAGCCTCAACAAGAGGGGAGTGAGGCGCAGCCAGATGCCCGCAATGGTGCAGCAACATGCAGGTCCCACCCGTCGACTAGCAGATTGTGCTCAGGGAAACCCCCCACAGGATGGACCAACCCTAGCCAACTTACATTGTcttctcctcacacacacacacacaaacacaaaaataggcCACCTGGATCGCAGCATTCCTCAGACACCTGATCCTGCTGTTTGAGACTTCATAAAAGGTTTTCAGGTGGTTCAACTCCTTTGTCTCCTCTGCTACATCAAAGAAGACAAATCCACCACACCATGCTGACTAAAAAGGGCTGAATGCAAATGtcctaacatgctcacaatgctaacatgctaatgtttGGTAATGCAGGTATGTTTATTATGTTCTTATAGCGTGTTAGCATCTAACATTTGCTAAACAGCACCAAAGCTGCTATGTtctgtaaaatgtatttccaCATAGGTTCTAAATTAAGTTGCAAAGTCTTCTCTGGATTGAATCAGATTCTGGTCTGGAAATAGGGAATTCCTTCATCCTTTAGAAACCAAATTCAAATGTATTGAGACTAAAAAACTAGAGTCAGCCAGTAAATATCCAACACATGTACATTTTTCAATTGCACGATGTAAAAAAGTCCCACATGAACCGAGGACATGACCTCAGCGTCCTCAACAGTGACTACAGGCCTGACAATGGCCACCACTGTTTGGATGTAATCTGGAAAACAATCTGATTTAGTGTGAAAGCCTTTTGTGATGTACCAAatgtgcttcatttttatgtctaatCTGCTTATCTCTTACCTTACCTCCACTTTTGGATATTTCCAAGGTGACAGTTgggtcaaaaatatttttctatttcagcCACATTTATCTGCCAGTGGGTGGTGTTATTGGTTCTGTGAGGAGTCAAatctagttgtttttttaaaaattgggtTTACACAGCTTTGACCGAACAATGAAGGAATAGAGTAAACATAGTTACATGTGCATTTTGACAGGTTGTGTTTGTGGTCACTTACACTGTCCATTGTGTCATTGTATGCAAGAGGTGAGTCTTGTGTTTTCCACCACCCTTAAAACAAAAGTGGGTGCTAATCAACCTATTactgacattttgacatgtgaGAGTGGTGTGGAAACAGCTTTCTATCAGTCGTCCTCTGTTTCCTGTTGTTTTGGAGACAATTTGAGCCCAAAATAGGAGTGCCCACTAATCACTGTTGAGTCTAGGCATCACCAGTGAGTCAAATACACCTTTAGTTAAACAAAACTATCTACCCTTTAGACATAACAAAGCTGTTACTgtatttgcttaaaaaaaaccccagctgAGGGTGAAATAGCTCCCATTCTGCACTGATTACTTCCCACACTCCGGGATGTAAAACACTGTCTTTCATTGTCCTCAACACTCTCCACCTGCATAAATTCATCCTTTGTGGTGGCAGAAATTGCACTCATCAGGGGACAATTGCATTTAGGCTGCAGCTTCACCCACACGTGGTGCACCTGTGTTTATTTACAGGTTCTCTCAGTAAATACCAAGTGATTGAACAAAGTGGTTGACGGCGTCCCACTTCTGAAATTACATGTTTGACCTCAGACATTTGACTGCTGGCTGAGGGGGCGGTTCAGAGAGAAATGCCAAAATGTGAGGGAAAACAGCGTTTTCAAAACTTTGGAAGGCGAACTGAGAACAGCTCCAGATATGATGTTgagaaattgatttttttggaCCAAACAAACATATTGACTATTGAAATTAGGAACAGAACATGTATACAAAGATGGATATATCTCTACTTGGTCCAATTGTAAAAGGCAAAAATGTTCTGGATACAGGAGCCACAGGAACCATCTTTTGCAATTGGAGGTGTGGTATCGAGGTCCGACCATTACACCCTCCCTACACCCTCCCTACCAAAGACAGgtcaatcacagctgtcaatcatgatgtcACACCCCTGTTTTAGAGAAGATTTTATGGCTAAATATCAGTGGTGGATGTTCAGGCCCTGCCAGCTTTCTCTGAAGGTCTAAtggtttttttcaaaatttagttataataataatatagatagATTGTAACAGATAGTAAGGGGAGGGAGAGGTCCTTGCTAGCATCAGTAACTTTACTTGTGTCATGCATTTCCTTGGCCTGTTTtgtcacaaaatgtttaaaaagtgagCATTTAAAGCAATAATGCTAACTGTGTTTAACTCGTGAAGTTATTGAAAGCCTTAACATTAAATGGTAGATACTAGAAGGTACCCACCGAACAAAGTAACTGAACCACATACTGCACAGGCGTCAACACAAGTTAACAGCTATAGCTATGATTCGTTGATTAGGTTAAAGGACAGGGTTAAAGTTAACTCTTGTTACTTATCGCGTGAGTCACGTCTTCATGTTTAAACATAAGGTAGGTTATCGCTGCGTTTGGCCTCATATTTATTCACTGCAACATAAATATGTAGGATGGTTCAAATGAAAGTTTGTGTGTTGATGCCTGTGCAGTATGTTTCAGTATGTCTATAATCCTCTCCTCACCCCAGAGACCACTCAGGGTAAATGTCTGATAGGAAATCTCAACAACTTGGGGTGTGGGTGCATAAATCAGAAAGACatcagaacaaaaacaacaaacttagTTGCCAAAGAAACATCAAAGACCCGTCATTGTATAAAAGAAACTACAAACAACATGGGGAAACAACCTTTTTGGCACAAGCTAAATGATACAGTGACCTTTCTATATTTCAAACACAAGGAGTCAATACAAAAGCAGAGGCTGGATTTTAAAAACCCAATCTAGAGCACAGTCAAAGCTCTGTATCTGTAGTGTCAGTTATTAAATGTCAGGTaataactgaaacacacacacacacacacacacacacacacctcaggaAATCCCCCACCTGACGGGCATTCAAATGATATAAATCAACAGCGGTGTCTGTTAGACTTCTATCTGAAAACATTCCAGGTACAACCACACAAGCTCTAATACaagtatattaatttaattggaGCTTAGTTTGAGCCAAAATAATTTCAATATAGTTTCCTCAGTGCTGAGAACAGAAATCTtccaaaatgactgaaagaggAAACATACGCTTTCGAATAATCCTGATAATCCTTTGGATTAAAAGACtgcactctctgtctctcctgtgGATGCAAAGCACAGCTACAGCCATCTCCGCCCAGCTGGAAAACGCAGACTATGATGACCTACATTATTGTACAGCGGGCACAGGCTCCAGAGACCTCGAGCAGCCCAGCCTGTGTCGGCTTCAAGGCACAGGTCTAAAAAAGCAGACAAAAGAGTCCCAACCTAGATGCACAGAGGACTGTATGTTAAACACAGCGGCTGCAGATTAACGCTGCATTCCTGGAGGGCCCTCCCTCTGTTCCCTGCCTTTGATATGTGGCACAACCTGCCACCTCCAGGGGCAAGGCAGACTCAAGGGGAATGGTAAATGGTCCTTCCCTTTGAGATGAAATGTTCAATATGAATCATTGATGACGGCCCCCTAATTCTGATACCTTCCAGCTAAAATAACcgagcagcacaaatgttaTGTTCTCATTAAGAGCACCTCTGCTAATTAGAGGCTAATTCATGGCAGATTGGTTTAATAGCTGTTGGAGAGCACATTAGGAGGCCCTTTGCTGGCTGCAGAAAAGAAGAATTGCTTCAAAATTGGATATGATACTGCACACTTTTCTCTGtatatgtgtacatgtgtgtatgcAGGTAAGAGTGGAGTGTAGATGCCTTATATGTCATTTTGATGTGCAGAAAGTGGCCCCAATAGCTGAGCCCTGTCCAGTCATGCCCAGGGGCCTAAACACATTAATTCAAtagttttctgtttgttgacaTGTGTCTGGCCTCCTGCCTCCTCCTACAACCATGACCTAACACATCACAACATAAGTGAAGCAGATTGCAGCATAAAGCTTTATATACAggtaaaagttgaaataatcaTAAAGTTCTTTCTATTGTGatgcatttaatgtattttttgcaaGCTTCAATTACACTATGGGATATCCCTTGTGATGCATGACAGCTGCGTGGCTGCCACTGACTCTCTTATTGACAGGGCGGGACTTATATACAGCGTCGGGAGGTGTGACAGAGCACGCGGTCCGATTGGTCAAAAAAGTTTAACAGCCACCAGGATCATCCAATCGGAGGCTGTCCATGTCTAACGTTTGCGCTGTCGTGCGTAATTGCACGTCTAAAGAAATGGGTTAGATTTCTATTAATCAAATACAGATGTGGTTTTGATGTTGTGTTCTATTAAGCCATATCAGATTTCACGTTTTGatcttaattaaatatttatacagtGAGTGAGTTTATGAATTGGAACATGCTCAACTAGAGCAAATGGGGACTTTTACGCCCCCGTGGCACACAACTGCACAGCGCTTAACTACACTGAATTAGACCTACCCATCCCCCGTTATCTTGTATCCAGCTGTTCAGCGGTCCATTTAAATACTCCGTCATCCACTCCGCGATGTTGTCCACCTGCGATGTCATCTCCTCCTTGGCGGCGCACTCCACGCACACCGTGCCCCCGAACTCGAAGAAAGCGATAATCCGGCCCCAGTTCACCCCGTCCCGGAACAGTTCATCGATCACCTCGGCGAATCTCCTCTGCGCCGTGGTGGACGTGAGATACAGCTGCCGCGACATCTCCGTGAAGTCTGGCTGGTACAGTCTTTCAAGTTCGTCTCCAGCCTCGCGTAGGACTCTGTGGATGGCGGCGGTCGGGTCGGACTGGGGGAGCCGTTTGCAGAGGTGGGGGATGTTCTCGCTGTCAGGCCCGGTCCTGGCTTCACGGCACCGGCGGACCAAAGTCGGTGGAGGGACAACTATTGACCCATTATTAGCATCGTCTTCATCCCGGACATCATCAAATCCAAACACGTAGCCCCGTTTAGAGAGTTTATGGCAGATATACTTTTCCACAATGTTGCGATTACACTCGTTCGCCATTCCGGTTCAATTTGGCACTTTGTATACACAGAGGGTCGTcctaaattaaatacattatgaTCGAATGTGTGCCCTGTACGATGCACAGCACAGGCTTACCCAAAACTCGACTGTAGTCAAATACAAGCAATGTAACGAGTAATCCCATACAGGGAGCAAACGCTTCGTGAGTTGAAGAAAATCCCCTAATCAAAACTACGCAGAAAAAACGTATGAAAAGTAGAAAATGACTGAGTCCGTGTCAGCTGCAGTCTTAATTTCCCGATCCTTAGAGGGACGTTGGCGACCTTCTCTTTGCATTGAAATCCAATATGCGGAAGAGGTTGGAGTAGTGCTGATCTATTCCTGTGCACATCACCCAGACGTGGATGTGTTGCGAATAAAATCATGAATGAAGGCCAAAGTTGTACGCACCGGAAGGGGCTTCAAACGCCGCCAACTATTTTAGCAGCTTTTACGCACAACCAGGCGCGGGACTGTGCACCAGACAAGGTCGGACTGACTCCTCTTCCCCGATTGCTCCTCATATCCTCCTCAGCAGCTCCCTGCCCACCGCCAGTGCTGCTGGTGAGGTATTCCTGACGTCAGCTACGCAAAGTAATTCCTTTGGCTGCGCTCAGAAACTCCAAGTGCACATGAAGAACTGCACTAAAAAGCATTAACAGCCCATATTCTCGTGATTGCATGTTTAAACAATCTATTTTACGACTGTAATCCGCACAATTTGggtcataaaaaatataaacagagATCGCCTTTAGTTAGTTGCTTACCAAAACATGTGCAAGAAAAGCTCTTAGAGGATCCTGGTTAATTCATGAGGAGCACATGCCACTCTGCTCAGGGGCTGCTTTGATGTGGTCCAGCCACCCCCTTGTGGATGAAGATCCAACCTTGCTGTACAGAGAAACTGATGTACCAATATACAATCTCCCTGTGTTCTTTTGATTTCTAGTCTCCTCTATCTGTCCTACATGGATTCCTTTCTCTGGCGGGACAAACAAAGCATCTAAAATCCTGTGTTCTGACAGCTGCTGCTCTGGAAAGTGTCCTCATGGAAGATTAAAATCTCTTCAAATTGAATACCTACATTCCCACAGCAGTCTACAAAACCTCCAGCATCGAACTTCTAAAATACTGAACTCACTCATACTGAATTAGGACTTAATTTTTTAGCAAATGATTCCCCTCAACTGTAATGCAGCTCATAAAAAAGAAGCAGATAACAGCAGGACAGTGGTTGAAAAAGTGACATTGAGAGCCAATTTAAGGGAAACAGAAACTCGATCAAAATTTAGAATTGCAACATATTTTTATGCGTAAACTTCAATCAGTATTTGTGAACACGAGCTACTCTCTGTCCAAAACCAGAGAATAATCCTGAAATCACAGAAATTTTCTATAAAACTTGGAGCTGCTCCATGCTGTATGATTTTGTGGATCCAaccataatgtgtcttttttatttctttttttttgtacccAAATGTACCAATATACTCAGAAcatcagactgtataaaaataaaacacagaaattagcatttttgtttcaaaactACTGTGCTGAAACTGAAATGTGTTACCAAATTTCAGTTTCAGCATTGCAGTTTTTGGATTGGGTAGAGTTGTTCATGTTTACCATTTCTGGACTTGTACGAATTTTGAAAATGAGCATCGTTCCCCCTTAAGAGAAAAGTGCAAAACTAAAGGATGAAGAATaggaataacatttttttttcacaggtatttatttagtttatcatGTAAGAAAATAAGACAAAGAAACGTTCCACTTCTCACATTTTCTTTCAATGGCACACAAGGTGAAGGTGTTAAGTTTTTttggcagaaaaaaagtaaaaagcaagAAAGAAGAATGAAACAAGAGTGCATTCTGACTTTCATGTTCAATACTTAACTCATTAAGTATCTGCTGAATAGACAATTAAATAAGGGAAACTAGCGTGACTGTTACAGAACTTAGATCTTGACTGTATGTTCCAACATATTGTAAGCATAGGCTTCGTTTGCATAGCTTAAAGGTTCAAAAGAAAACTGCTTGTGTATGGGCTACATGTTCTATCAACTAGCCAGTGTTGCTACCTCAATTTAAAAGACAACCTTTGAAAGCAATACATGTACAATTATGAAAAGCTATTGAGTGCAGGACAGTGTGCCTTTCACCAATTTCAAATGAGAACATCATCAAACATGAGTCATCCATTCTCACTTTCATAACT is part of the Centropristis striata isolate RG_2023a ecotype Rhode Island chromosome 11, C.striata_1.0, whole genome shotgun sequence genome and encodes:
- the bcl2b gene encoding apoptosis regulator Bcl-2 → MANECNRNIVEKYICHKLSKRGYVFGFDDVRDEDDANNGSIVVPPPTLVRRCREARTGPDSENIPHLCKRLPQSDPTAAIHRVLREAGDELERLYQPDFTEMSRQLYLTSTTAQRRFAEVIDELFRDGVNWGRIIAFFEFGGTVCVECAAKEEMTSQVDNIAEWMTEYLNGPLNSWIQDNGGWDAFVELYDRQRDSLFSCSWPSIKTVFGLAALGAASLTIGAYLTQK